The following coding sequences are from one Mytilus trossulus isolate FHL-02 chromosome 8, PNRI_Mtr1.1.1.hap1, whole genome shotgun sequence window:
- the LOC134681589 gene encoding complement C1q-like protein 3 — translation MSMKCVCNILMLIAMMIISNVQASCKKESRLSEDLMDMMCKIRKPRIDNEPHAGKRDAFTVSLTKGTNLAANEVIKFDKVWLNTGKIYDSSTGVFTVKKTGLYLVSGSVMSFRGKQLHCHLWKNNESTVGTYGHNYSQGSLNAVMELKRGDKLTIRHDGHAGTEGLYGMHWSMFSAYIISE, via the exons ATGAGCATGAAGTGTGTATGCAATATTCTCATGCTTATCGCTATGATGATAATCAGCAATGTACAAGCCTCTTGCAAAAAGG AAAGTAGACTATCAGAAGATTTAATGGATATGATGTGCAAAATCAGAAAACCAAGAATTGATAATG AACCCCATGCTGGCAAGCGTGATGCATTTACGGTATCACTTACTAAAGGTACAAACTTAGCAGCAAATGAAGTGATCAAATTTGACAAGGTTTGGTTAAATACAGGAAAAATTTATGATTCTTCAACTGGTGTATTTACTGTGAAAAAGACTGGTTTATATCTTGTATCAGGTTCAGTAATGTCCTTCAGAGGAAAACAACTGCATTGCCATCTATGGAAGAATAATGAAAGCACTGTTGGAACATATGGACATAACTACTCCCAAGGTTCTTTGAATGCTGTGATGGAACTAAAGAGGGGAGATAAGTTAACAATCCGTCATGATGGTCATGCTGGTACTGAGGGATTGTATGGTATGCACTGGTCTATGTTTTCTGCTTacattatttctgaataa